A window from Lachnoanaerobaculum umeaense encodes these proteins:
- a CDS encoding RHS repeat domain-containing protein, with the protein MGKARSYSYDGLGNRMGIKEYERKIGYGEDGLKTILEENLSELTPSYEENYILDRTRAYHNLLQNKTIKRGSQAIQSYVWDFNVAYMEEGEKEFTYLQDELGSTIRLLDQGGESQAVYGYDEFGEDTYNTQGQIQPFGYTGYRYDNVADTYFAQAREYVPKIGRFVGEDWIKGNIEKPFSLNQYGYCWGNPIGLVDRDGKTPEMASNYSQVFDILKTGNEMAGAAALADSPAPEPMDLVALGILGITLFVSGGVAVGTYINSTAK; encoded by the coding sequence TTGGGAAAAGCAAGAAGCTATAGCTATGACGGGCTTGGAAACAGGATGGGAATAAAAGAGTATGAAAGGAAGATAGGCTATGGAGAAGACGGGCTTAAGACCATCCTGGAAGAAAACTTGTCAGAGCTGACACCGTCATATGAAGAAAACTATATCCTTGACAGAACAAGAGCATATCACAACCTTTTGCAAAATAAAACCATAAAAAGAGGCAGTCAGGCAATACAAAGCTATGTTTGGGACTTTAATGTTGCATATATGGAAGAAGGGGAAAAAGAATTTACCTATCTACAGGATGAGCTTGGAAGTACAATTCGCCTTCTTGATCAGGGAGGAGAAAGCCAAGCTGTATATGGTTATGATGAGTTTGGAGAAGATACTTATAACACACAGGGACAGATACAGCCATTCGGCTATACAGGTTACAGATATGATAATGTAGCTGATACCTACTTTGCACAGGCAAGAGAGTATGTACCGAAAATAGGAAGATTTGTAGGAGAAGATTGGATAAAGGGAAATATAGAAAAGCCTTTTAGCCTTAATCAGTATGGGTACTGTTGGGGAAATCCTATTGGATTAGTTGATAGGGACGGAAAAACACCGGAAATGGCTAGTAACTATTCACAAGTATTTGATATACTGAAAACAGGAAATGAAATGGCAGGAGCAGCTGCCTTAGCTGATAGTCCTGCACCTGAACCAATGGATTTAGTTGCATTAGGTATACTAGGTATAACATTATTTGTATCTGGAGGAGTAGCAGTTGGTACATATATAAATAGTACAGCAAAGTAG
- a CDS encoding RHS repeat domain-containing protein — translation MLKNYFPKNKEIESGYNRAIYSPIIDESGKVTADAARETILKTNGIGFDENDYKLLTNNCDQNARRWMIVRHRDVNSKGIKENDNKEKIIHKLWNDSATFYYSYDALSRLIEVKRGDRLASKYTYDAYGNRESLKRSNDLEIRYTYDALDRLIEEGGLQGNKTYEYDKRGNLIGITDRGKRVRAYEYDTTGRLGLSYSNVGKARSYSYDGLGNRIGFKEYEKQIGYGEDGLKTIMEENLSELTPSYEESYILDRTKAYHNLLQNKTGKRGSQAIQSYIWDFNVAYMEEGEKEFTYLQDELGSTIRLLEQGGESQAVYGYDEFGEDTYCTQGQIQPFGYTGYRYDKVADTYFAQAREYVAGVGRFAGEDKDWFIKFQSPESINLYTYCVSNPLIYVDKTGFDFRSTVGDYFGKEKDIFGLMIGKHWMVGTGKDIVEFPTMYTGENGPWGQYMMKNPILTGKVGDLVIPIGNKVKPGGSIDVTLEIPHMVIENGENAVGYQFLHGTNEKVGGFKISGNISKSKKGDITYMMTYAWNDIIDPNFMYATDIEKSNAAKENGFLTPKDYEIHLTWYDTTIIRERECEMFWQKNSGWLRNWNKDWDSKLPGKYPRKYIDSENEQVAMGAGWEYIRNQIYSSYPMYYCNTID, via the coding sequence ATGTTGAAGAATTACTTTCCAAAAAATAAAGAAATTGAAAGTGGGTACAATAGAGCAATATATTCTCCAATAATAGATGAATCCGGAAAAGTAACAGCAGATGCCGCAAGGGAGACTATCTTAAAAACAAATGGAATAGGATTTGATGAAAATGATTATAAATTATTAACGAATAATTGTGATCAAAATGCAAGAAGGTGGATGATTGTAAGACATAGGGATGTAAACTCGAAGGGAATAAAGGAAAATGATAATAAAGAAAAGATAATACATAAACTATGGAATGATTCAGCTACCTTTTATTACAGTTATGATGCCCTAAGCAGACTTATAGAAGTAAAAAGAGGAGACAGACTTGCAAGTAAGTATACTTACGATGCCTATGGAAACAGGGAATCACTAAAAAGGTCTAATGATTTAGAGATAAGATATACTTATGATGCACTTGACAGACTTATAGAAGAGGGAGGATTGCAGGGAAATAAGACATACGAATACGATAAAAGAGGAAATCTTATCGGAATAACAGATAGAGGGAAGAGAGTAAGAGCCTACGAATACGACACTACAGGTAGGCTTGGTTTAAGTTACTCAAATGTGGGAAAAGCAAGAAGCTACAGCTATGACGGGCTTGGAAACAGGATAGGTTTTAAAGAATATGAAAAACAGATAGGCTATGGAGAAGATGGGCTTAAGACCATCATGGAAGAAAACTTGTCAGAGCTGACACCGTCATATGAAGAAAGCTATATACTGGACAGAACAAAGGCATATCACAACCTTTTGCAAAATAAAACCGGAAAAAGAGGCAGTCAGGCAATACAAAGCTATATATGGGACTTTAATGTTGCATATATGGAAGAAGGGGAAAAAGAGTTTACCTATCTACAGGATGAGCTGGGAAGTACAATTCGCCTTCTTGAGCAGGGAGGAGAAAGCCAAGCTGTATATGGTTATGATGAGTTTGGAGAAGATACATATTGTACACAGGGACAGATACAGCCATTCGGTTATACAGGCTACAGATATGATAAGGTAGCTGATACCTACTTTGCCCAGGCGAGAGAGTATGTGGCAGGAGTTGGCAGGTTTGCAGGAGAGGACAAAGATTGGTTTATAAAATTTCAAAGTCCGGAGTCCATTAACTTGTATACTTATTGTGTTTCTAACCCTCTGATATATGTTGATAAAACCGGGTTTGATTTTAGAAGTACTGTTGGTGATTATTTTGGAAAAGAAAAAGATATATTTGGCTTAATGATAGGCAAACATTGGATGGTGGGAACAGGAAAGGATATTGTGGAATTTCCAACAATGTATACAGGTGAAAATGGACCCTGGGGACAATATATGATGAAAAATCCAATACTGACCGGCAAAGTGGGTGATCTAGTTATTCCAATAGGTAACAAAGTTAAGCCGGGTGGTAGCATAGATGTAACACTTGAAATACCACATATGGTGATTGAAAATGGTGAAAATGCAGTGGGTTATCAGTTTTTACATGGAACCAATGAAAAAGTAGGTGGCTTCAAAATATCAGGTAATATTAGCAAAAGTAAGAAAGGTGACATAACATATATGATGACATATGCATGGAATGATATTATAGATCCAAATTTTATGTATGCTACAGATATTGAAAAATCGAATGCTGCGAAAGAAAATGGTTTTTTAACACCTAAAGATTACGAGATACATTTAACTTGGTATGATACTACGATAATTAGAGAAAGAGAATGTGAGATGTTTTGGCAGAAAAATTCAGGATGGCTAAGAAATTGGAATAAAGACTGGGATAGTAAATTACCGGGGAAATATCCTAGAAAATATATAGATTCAGAAAATGAGCAGGTGGCTATGGGAGCTGGATGGGAATACATAAGAAACCAAATTTATTCATCATATCCTATGTATTATTGCAATACAATAGATTGA
- a CDS encoding RHS repeat domain-containing protein: MSELTPSYEESYILDRTKAYHNLLQNKTIKRGSQAIQSYVWDFNVAYVEEGEKEFTYLQDELGSTIRLLEQGGESQAVYGYDEFGEDAYNTQGRLQPFGYTGYRYDKVADTYFAQAREYVPGVGRFAGEDWIKGNIEHPFSLNSYNYCGNNSLIYIDLNGKERLLVSGGVYSAEKQKKVNITMNLLIPQSLR, translated from the coding sequence TTGTCAGAACTGACACCGTCATATGAAGAAAGCTATATACTTGACAGAACAAAGGCATATCACAACCTTTTGCAAAATAAAACCATAAAAAGAGGCAGTCAGGCAATACAAAGCTATGTTTGGGACTTTAATGTTGCATATGTGGAAGAAGGGGAAAAAGAGTTTACCTATCTACAGGATGAGCTGGGAAGTACAATTCGCCTTCTTGAGCAGGGAGGAGAAAGTCAAGCTGTATATGGTTATGATGAGTTTGGAGAAGATGCTTATAACACACAGGGACGTTTGCAGCCATTCGGTTATACAGGCTATAGATATGATAAGGTAGCCGATACCTACTTTGCACAGGCAAGAGAGTATGTGCCGGGAGTTGGAAGGTTTGCCGGGGAGGATTGGATAAAGGGAAACATAGAGCATCCGTTTAGCTTGAATTCGTACAACTATTGTGGAAATAATTCTTTGATATACATTGATTTGAATGGAAAAGAAAGGCTTTTGGTATCAGGCGGAGTATATAGTGCCGAGAAACAAAAAAAGGTAAATATTACTATGAATTTATTGATCCCGCAATCGCTCAGATAA
- a CDS encoding DUF6531 domain-containing protein — protein sequence MKRVKGSSIKLNSDVNISADRVLLKGKKSKTYEELKEPYKDMSKDFERLIPRILGAMPVMSGVPSEKDKLMLKLMGSLAACAGVKIIKNQDGSYSAVYTGALNRVRNNAVPAALELSDVQLKEEIYKIISKMLEKNGPAFASWNELLKDLMKNNSMEDFLKGARGALCAMTGDPVNANTGNFTYSKEDIMLRSKFPIGFIRSYNSSEKRTGVLGKGWRHSYEISVSREENGYILHLSDGQDEAYFVDEEGRIHSVFDDLNRLKQTQTGFIYNAESGLIYLFDKDGKLLRIERKNGEVVSLSYDSKDRLLEVSGESGSKIALYYNDFGKLSEIKDHTGRKVEYSYEGNQLGRVYIEGKLTYSYYYKDELLEKIKNPRGIYVLKNLYDGENRVKIQKFADGGIIRYEYKSDESKTFVINQNGNAEVHVHDENFRNIKSEYAGESESFTYDTRNLLTSYKDKKGNITSYEYDKEGKLTKVTFPDNQSEGIDYDRKGNVAVHYINGEEIEKYFYDDKGRIIESKNTLGESTKFDYSKGSLIITLPDNSKRKAYYDNRGNISGIEEENGKVTTYEYDNLNRVIASIDGEGNKTGFSYDERDLLTAVKDALGNTCRYNYTENGKLSLFEDFRGGITKINYNELNNINDFTLPDGETYRMEYDLCQNLIKEVYPDGGEVEYTYNAINLVEKKTLQNKGEYKYHYDANGNLIKIIDPLGNMEEYSYDERNRLISYRDKSGEETEYEYGKHSLNITNNLGTHKIKYDILGRIILETDVYGFTREYEYNELGKIKKIKSGEFETLYDYYKGGLLQRKTYPDKRYEIFTYDKNLNVVKRENEKGDYVLFTYDKLNRLIEAKNNFSQKQSFEYDAMGNVIKETDAMGHMTKYNYSLGGKLISVIDAMGNRTEYNYDKVGRLITVYRHEGDKELISGVESANTSLKEPIDAVSIPRVTRYKRDLMGNIVSVINALGYEETFSYDLLGRVTEKKDREGYNTAYSYTESGDIKSIIYNDGKSVEYTYNSLRQLSQVKDALGTINIEGDKFGRTTKVVDYNGEEVSYRYGKYGERLKTEYPDGSSVSYEYDKYLRLTSLTSGNKRVDYTYDKEGRLIKKGMSDEVSSIYEYNERGLLSGLCHLKNNVKLEEYAYDYDLLGNKTKIVRHRDVNPNGIKENDNKEKIIHKLWDDSSTFYYSYDALSRLIEVKRGDRLVSKYTYDAYGNRESLKSGNDLEIRYTYDALDRLIKEGGLQGNKTYEYDKRGNLIGITDRGKRVRAYEYDITGRLGLSYSKSGKARSYSYDGLGNRIGFKEYEKQIGYGEDGLKSILEENLSELTPSYEESYILDRTKAYHNLLQNKTIKRGSQAIQSYIWDFNVAYMEEGEKEFTYLQDELGSTIRLIEQGGESQAVYGYDEFGEDAYNTQGQIQPFGYTGYRYDNVADTYFAQAREYMPGVGRFAGEDWIKGSIEQPFSLNQYGYCFENPFGLVDYDGKKPRVPLANPSNAERHRKPLGVINYKPRAPIAPLANPSNAKTPREYAENDVLQNKNGAPYVGVFYLNIESGANGFGHAAMMLLRSDDTGDLYSYVGDNSNKFTAVLWGYNNANVNYAYGIDVGSVLKEKKDKYTFYTVTTEEIREDNYNRAIYFPINNESGKAMAQSAKDTILDINGIGRDEKDYHVLLNNCDMNARTWMQAGGIPIETGGHIAPNNIYKHMVDEIDKWGDYYANVKYGDLKEIWDEIHKSKNCTTVD from the coding sequence ATGAAGAGAGTAAAGGGAAGTTCTATAAAGTTAAACAGTGATGTAAATATATCAGCTGATAGAGTATTGCTTAAGGGAAAAAAATCAAAGACATATGAAGAATTAAAAGAGCCTTATAAGGATATGTCAAAGGACTTTGAAAGGCTGATTCCAAGGATACTTGGTGCAATGCCTGTTATGTCAGGAGTGCCAAGTGAGAAAGATAAGCTTATGCTAAAACTTATGGGAAGTTTGGCAGCCTGTGCAGGAGTAAAGATAATCAAAAATCAGGATGGAAGTTACAGTGCGGTTTATACAGGTGCGTTAAATCGTGTAAGAAATAATGCAGTGCCGGCAGCTTTAGAACTTAGTGATGTACAGCTAAAGGAAGAAATCTATAAAATTATTTCAAAGATGCTTGAAAAGAACGGTCCTGCCTTTGCTTCATGGAATGAGCTTTTAAAAGATCTTATGAAAAACAACAGTATGGAAGATTTTTTAAAGGGAGCAAGAGGTGCATTATGTGCCATGACGGGAGATCCGGTAAATGCAAATACCGGAAACTTTACATATAGTAAAGAAGATATTATGCTCCGCTCAAAATTTCCCATAGGTTTTATAAGGTCTTATAACAGCAGTGAAAAAAGAACGGGAGTACTTGGAAAAGGTTGGAGACATAGCTATGAAATATCTGTAAGTCGTGAAGAAAACGGATATATATTACATTTATCCGACGGACAGGATGAAGCATACTTTGTGGATGAAGAAGGAAGAATACATTCTGTTTTTGATGATTTAAATCGTTTAAAGCAAACGCAAACAGGATTTATTTACAATGCTGAGAGCGGACTGATATACCTTTTTGATAAAGACGGGAAGCTTTTGCGTATAGAAAGAAAGAATGGTGAGGTAGTTTCTCTTTCTTATGATTCAAAAGACAGACTGCTAGAAGTATCCGGCGAAAGTGGAAGCAAAATAGCTCTTTACTACAATGACTTCGGGAAATTAAGTGAGATAAAAGATCATACCGGAAGAAAAGTAGAGTACAGTTATGAAGGAAATCAGCTTGGCAGAGTATATATTGAGGGAAAACTTACATACAGCTATTACTATAAAGATGAACTTTTGGAAAAGATAAAAAATCCAAGGGGAATCTATGTACTTAAAAACCTATATGACGGTGAAAACAGAGTAAAGATACAAAAATTCGCCGATGGAGGAATAATAAGATATGAGTATAAAAGTGATGAAAGTAAAACCTTTGTCATAAATCAGAATGGAAATGCAGAGGTACATGTACATGATGAGAATTTCAGAAATATAAAAAGTGAGTACGCAGGTGAGTCGGAAAGCTTTACTTATGATACAAGAAATCTGTTGACCTCATATAAGGATAAAAAGGGAAATATAACATCCTATGAGTATGATAAGGAAGGAAAACTTACAAAAGTTACTTTCCCTGATAATCAAAGTGAAGGTATAGACTATGACAGAAAAGGCAATGTAGCAGTCCATTATATAAACGGTGAAGAGATTGAAAAGTATTTCTATGATGATAAAGGAAGAATCATAGAAAGTAAAAATACTTTAGGAGAAAGCACAAAGTTTGATTACAGCAAAGGAAGCCTTATAATAACTTTGCCTGACAATTCCAAAAGAAAAGCTTACTATGATAACAGAGGGAATATATCCGGTATCGAAGAAGAAAACGGTAAAGTAACCACTTATGAGTATGATAACCTTAATCGTGTGATTGCAAGCATTGACGGAGAAGGTAATAAAACAGGGTTTTCCTATGATGAGAGAGACTTATTGACCGCTGTAAAGGATGCTTTAGGAAACACATGTAGATATAACTATACAGAGAATGGGAAGCTGTCTTTATTTGAAGACTTTAGAGGCGGTATAACAAAGATAAACTATAATGAGTTAAATAATATAAATGATTTTACCCTGCCTGACGGTGAGACTTATAGGATGGAGTATGATCTTTGCCAAAATCTTATAAAGGAAGTATATCCTGATGGAGGAGAGGTAGAGTATACTTATAATGCAATAAATCTGGTAGAAAAAAAGACTTTGCAAAATAAGGGTGAGTATAAGTATCACTATGATGCAAACGGAAATCTGATAAAGATAATCGATCCTTTGGGAAATATGGAAGAGTATTCATATGATGAAAGAAACAGACTTATATCCTACAGAGATAAATCCGGAGAGGAAACAGAGTATGAGTATGGAAAACATAGCCTGAATATAACAAATAATCTTGGAACACATAAAATAAAGTATGATATTTTGGGAAGGATAATACTTGAAACAGATGTGTACGGTTTCACAAGAGAATATGAATACAATGAACTTGGAAAAATAAAAAAGATAAAGTCAGGGGAATTTGAAACTCTATACGATTACTATAAAGGTGGTCTTCTACAAAGAAAAACATACCCTGATAAAAGATATGAAATATTCACATATGATAAAAATTTGAATGTAGTAAAAAGGGAGAATGAAAAGGGAGATTATGTTTTATTTACTTATGACAAGCTGAACAGACTTATAGAGGCAAAGAATAACTTTTCACAAAAACAAAGCTTTGAATATGATGCCATGGGAAATGTAATAAAAGAAACGGATGCCATGGGACATATGACAAAATACAATTATTCTCTTGGAGGAAAACTGATATCAGTAATAGATGCCATGGGAAACAGAACGGAATACAATTATGATAAGGTGGGCAGGTTAATTACCGTATATAGACATGAAGGTGATAAAGAACTTATATCAGGTGTTGAATCGGCAAATACTTCCCTAAAAGAACCTATAGATGCAGTAAGTATCCCAAGGGTTACAAGATACAAAAGAGATCTTATGGGAAATATAGTGTCTGTTATAAATGCACTTGGATATGAAGAGACATTTTCATATGATCTTTTAGGAAGAGTGACAGAAAAGAAAGACAGAGAAGGTTATAATACCGCCTATTCCTACACGGAATCCGGAGATATCAAAAGTATTATATACAATGACGGAAAAAGTGTAGAGTACACCTACAACAGCTTAAGACAGTTAAGTCAAGTGAAGGATGCACTCGGTACTATAAATATAGAAGGTGATAAGTTTGGCAGAACCACAAAGGTAGTGGATTATAACGGTGAAGAAGTCAGCTATAGATACGGAAAGTATGGTGAGAGATTAAAGACAGAATATCCTGACGGAAGTAGTGTATCATATGAATACGATAAATATTTAAGACTGACAAGCCTTACATCAGGAAATAAAAGAGTGGATTACACTTATGACAAAGAAGGAAGACTTATCAAAAAAGGTATGTCTGATGAAGTAAGCAGTATCTACGAATATAATGAAAGAGGACTCTTAAGCGGTCTTTGTCATTTAAAGAATAATGTAAAGCTTGAAGAGTATGCCTATGATTATGACCTTTTAGGGAATAAAACAAAGATCGTAAGACATAGGGATGTAAACCCGAATGGAATAAAGGAAAATGATAATAAAGAAAAGATAATACATAAACTATGGGATGATTCATCCACCTTTTATTACAGTTATGATGCCCTAAGCAGACTTATAGAAGTAAAAAGAGGAGACAGACTTGTAAGTAAGTATACCTATGATGCCTATGGAAACAGGGAATCACTAAAAAGTGGTAATGATTTAGAGATAAGATATACTTATGACGCCTTGGACAGACTTATAAAAGAGGGAGGATTACAGGGAAATAAGACATACGAATACGATAAAAGAGGAAATCTTATCGGAATAACAGATAGAGGGAAGAGAGTAAGAGCCTACGAATACGACATCACAGGTAGGCTTGGTTTAAGTTACTCGAAATCAGGAAAAGCAAGAAGCTACAGCTATGACGGTTTAGGAAACAGGATAGGTTTTAAAGAATATGAAAAACAGATAGGCTATGGAGAAGACGGGCTTAAGAGCATCCTGGAAGAAAACTTGTCAGAATTGACACCGTCATATGAAGAAAGCTATATACTTGACAGAACAAAGGCATATCACAACCTTTTGCAAAATAAAACCATAAAAAGAGGTAGTCAGGCAATACAAAGCTACATATGGGACTTTAATGTTGCATATATGGAAGAAGGTGAAAAAGAGTTTACCTATCTACAGGATGAGCTTGGAAGTACAATTCGCCTTATTGAACAGGGAGGAGAAAGTCAAGCTGTATATGGTTATGATGAGTTTGGAGAAGATGCTTATAACACACAGGGACAGATACAGCCATTCGGCTATACAGGTTACAGATATGATAATGTAGCTGATACCTACTTTGCACAGGCGAGAGAGTATATGCCGGGAGTGGGCAGATTTGCAGGAGAGGATTGGATAAAGGGAAGTATAGAGCAGCCATTTAGCCTGAATCAGTATGGGTATTGTTTTGAGAATCCGTTTGGATTGGTGGATTATGATGGAAAGAAGCCTAGAGTTCCATTGGCTAATCCGTCAAATGCTGAACGCCATAGAAAACCTCTGGGAGTAATAAATTATAAACCCAGAGCTCCAATAGCTCCTTTGGCCAATCCATCAAATGCAAAGACACCAAGAGAATATGCAGAAAATGATGTTCTACAAAATAAAAATGGGGCTCCATATGTAGGAGTATTTTATTTAAATATCGAATCAGGTGCTAATGGATTTGGACATGCAGCAATGATGTTGCTTAGAAGTGATGATACAGGGGATTTATACAGCTATGTAGGAGATAATAGCAATAAATTTACAGCAGTATTGTGGGGATATAATAATGCAAATGTAAATTATGCATATGGGATAGATGTGGGAAGTGTATTAAAAGAGAAAAAAGATAAATATACCTTTTACACAGTTACTACAGAGGAAATCAGAGAAGATAATTATAATAGAGCAATATATTTCCCTATAAATAACGAATCCGGCAAGGCAATGGCTCAGTCAGCAAAGGATACCATTTTAGATATTAATGGAATAGGACGTGATGAAAAGGACTATCATGTGTTATTAAATAATTGTGATATGAATGCAAGGACATGGATGCAAGCAGGAGGTATACCAATAGAAACAGGGGGACATATAGCACCAAATAATATATACAAGCACATGGTAGATGAAATAGATAAATGGGGAGATTACTATGCAAATGTAAAATATGGAGATTTAAAAGAAATTTGGGATGAGATTCATAAGAGCAAAAACTGTACTACAGTAGATTAA
- a CDS encoding leucine-rich repeat domain-containing protein, whose protein sequence is MKSKYKILGIIIVGIIAVFILYIALNFRGHLVLRDNKVTEYKAGLLDKNIRNLAVYIPEGTTEIMEDAFSDCKSIEKVYIPESVKIIHRRSFIGCKNLKEINLPESLEKIDRDAFNGCTSLEVIRIPKNVEYIGESAFSGCTNLKEISLPQSLKKIKEMTFSGCENLNNIEFPQNITDIEMGAFMGCENLEVVKLPDTLSHMEDSVFSGCKALREVVLPNNLKYIDDATFNGCTSLSSIYLSDSVEGLGYNVFGECTKLSEINIPDSISRVGAYCFEGTEWYKKLPVDSEGLKYYKHILFQATYNMEEVLIPTETTVIAGGAFMGNDELKSVVLSDRLKSIGAYAFSGCSNLYNIAIPETVSYIGSSAFSNCKSLENISIPESITHIYDNTFENCEKFQHIELPQGLEYIGKEAFKGCTLIKNTVIPKNVKQIDDGAFSMCINLENVEFEGEPLYIGNSFYDTKYYNSIKEDEYSCKYIGNHLIELVDKKRGKVIIKDGTISIANKAFSQSKIRKIVFSKELKMIGESALGHCYRLEDVEFPEGLIYISKLCLMDCRNLKRVYIPKSVEDLGRSILLGSGNVKEVIVSKEIAEKIDFYENVKVRYID, encoded by the coding sequence ATGAAATCAAAATATAAAATTTTGGGGATAATTATAGTTGGAATAATTGCTGTTTTTATATTATATATAGCTTTAAATTTTAGAGGGCATTTAGTTTTAAGGGATAATAAAGTTACTGAATATAAAGCAGGGTTATTAGATAAAAATATAAGAAACTTGGCTGTATACATACCTGAAGGTACAACGGAAATTATGGAGGATGCTTTTTCAGATTGTAAGAGTATAGAGAAAGTATATATTCCGGAAAGTGTAAAAATAATACATAGAAGATCATTCATAGGCTGCAAAAATTTAAAAGAAATAAATTTGCCGGAAAGTTTAGAAAAAATAGACAGAGATGCATTTAATGGGTGTACAAGTTTGGAAGTAATAAGAATTCCTAAAAATGTAGAATATATTGGGGAATCAGCATTTAGCGGATGTACTAATTTAAAAGAAATATCATTGCCACAATCACTTAAAAAGATAAAAGAGATGACATTTTCCGGATGTGAAAACTTAAATAATATAGAATTCCCACAAAATATTACCGATATTGAAATGGGTGCATTTATGGGATGTGAAAATTTGGAGGTCGTAAAACTTCCCGATACTTTAAGTCATATGGAAGATTCTGTATTTTCCGGTTGTAAAGCGTTGAGAGAAGTGGTTTTACCAAATAATTTAAAGTATATAGATGATGCAACATTTAATGGATGCACAAGTCTCTCATCTATATACTTAAGCGATTCTGTTGAAGGACTTGGGTATAATGTTTTTGGAGAGTGTACTAAACTTAGCGAAATAAATATACCTGACAGTATCAGCCGGGTAGGAGCATATTGCTTTGAAGGTACAGAATGGTATAAAAAACTTCCTGTAGATTCAGAGGGATTAAAATATTATAAACATATATTATTTCAGGCAACTTACAATATGGAAGAGGTTTTGATACCAACAGAGACTACTGTAATTGCAGGTGGTGCATTTATGGGTAATGATGAATTAAAAAGTGTTGTTTTATCAGATAGATTAAAGAGTATAGGAGCGTATGCTTTTTCAGGGTGTAGTAACCTTTATAATATAGCAATACCGGAAACTGTGAGCTATATCGGTTCATCAGCATTTTCCAATTGTAAAAGTTTGGAAAATATATCAATACCTGAAAGTATCACTCACATATATGATAATACTTTTGAAAATTGTGAGAAATTTCAGCATATAGAACTGCCTCAAGGACTTGAATATATCGGTAAAGAAGCCTTTAAAGGTTGTACCTTGATAAAAAACACTGTTATTCCAAAGAATGTAAAGCAAATAGATGATGGTGCATTTAGTATGTGTATAAACCTAGAAAATGTAGAGTTTGAGGGGGAACCGCTCTATATCGGCAATTCTTTTTATGATACAAAGTACTATAATAGCATAAAAGAGGATGAGTATAGTTGCAAATATATAGGGAATCATCTTATAGAACTTGTGGATAAAAAAAGAGGAAAGGTTATCATAAAAGACGGAACAATTAGTATAGCAAATAAAGCATTTTCTCAATCCAAGATAAGAAAAATAGTTTTTTCAAAAGAACTGAAAATGATTGGAGAGTCCGCTCTAGGTCATTGCTATAGATTAGAAGATGTAGAGTTTCCGGAAGGGCTGATATATATATCTAAGCTGTGCCTTATGGATTGCAGAAATTTAAAGAGAGTATATATACCTAAGTCGGTGGAAGATCTAGGTAGAAGTATACTCTTAGGCTCAGGCAATGTAAAAGAAGTAATTGTGAGCAAAGAAATAGCGGAAAAGATTGATTTTTATGAAAATGTGAAAGTGAGATATATAGATTAA